Within Topomyia yanbarensis strain Yona2022 chromosome 2, ASM3024719v1, whole genome shotgun sequence, the genomic segment TACGTAATTTTCCTGATGGGACTCTTATGCCGTTATGGGTggtgtctgttctctgtggtgatACCCAGTAAATTGACAACACAGTTCAGAAAAAGAACTAGTCATATTAAACCATGTCTTTGATTTTcggttttcaattttacatagtGAGGCTAAAATATAAGCCAGAGTAACTCTAAATTAAAATTCTGAATAATTCACTCGGTCCAACGATGACAGCAGTTGGGATTGGTACACACATAGTACAGTCTCATTTCCTCTTCAGCTCGTCGAGTCTGAGCCTGGAAAAATACTGCTTCTCGGTGGGAACACTTGGGACAAGCGTGTTCCTCTGTTCGAGGTAGCGTCGGATCCGATATCACATCCGGCACAATATGAGTTAGTTCGCTGTAAGAAAAGAGAAAGCGTTACTGAAAGTAGTGATAGCTGCATGCGAAATTGCTCACTCGATTTCGTGCATAATTTTGTTCACATAGATACAGTTGGAATCCGCTTCCTGTTTGTAGTCACAGTTTCGGCACGCATACAGCAGCACTTTGTTTTCTTTGTCTTCCTTTGGGTACAGCATGTTGTTGCTATAGATGGATAAATTTTGGTGAATAAAAAGCGAGTCTTAGTCACGATACTACTTCAATACgccaatcccatttgaaatgcGTCAATCCAACctttttccattacacgttcAATACCTTTGTCAATACTCTCAGGTATTGAAAAATAGTGAACGTGAAAGAGCCGCTAAATATCTATAGAACCTTGAATTACGTACCATTCCTGACAGAAACGAATACCGACAAATCCTGGACCATCGTCGTGTGCTGCGTCGTATGCCATGTTTTgtagtttattatttttacaccaccaaataacaaaaaattctaCAGCGTCTTGCAATTAGAATGTGTGATGTCGTTTATTTTTCTTGTCAGTTGTCACTCTTGTCAGTCAGATACCGTTCAAGATGATAAATATAAAGGTGGAGCCATATGTCAATTTTAGTGTTGGATTTTTGCAAGCTAAAATTCTATAGCAAACTTATTGAAAAGGTGAgatgtgcaaatgagagcctctttttgtttactttctattTCAAATATGACGGTTTCGCAGTTAATCTTTCCAATAATTGTCCAGTACATATCGGAAGAGTATAATTTCGACCACCTCATTATGGAAATAGTTCTCGACTAACGTATGGATATTGAGTTCACAACGGTCAGTGagcatctgtgattggcgagtaacggtttgtccggtaTTTCCACTAAAAGTGAATTTTGCTAGTTGGCTTGTtcgccctaatcatatgtttgtcgagagttaAGCAGCTAACGCAAATGCGatcgagttattagcgaaagaacCTTTTCAATAAGTTTGCCTACGATCTTTTCGATAAGTTTGGTGGAATTATCAATTGGCTCTGGGGCATCAAATATTGTTGCTATAGAATAGgggatatttg encodes:
- the LOC131681748 gene encoding DNA-directed RNA polymerase II subunit RPB9, which codes for MAYDAAHDDGPGFVGIRFCQECNNMLYPKEDKENKVLLYACRNCDYKQEADSNCIYVNKIMHEIDELTHIVPDVISDPTLPRTEEHACPKCSHREAVFFQAQTRRAEEEMRLYYVCTNPNCCHRWTE